The genomic interval TACACAGAGATCTAAAGttaatcttgttttgtttttagtaaaGCTTACAGgctttttaatttaataaacGGTATTTGgtacagtagtgaaattcaaattttttttactaccgtttctgtgggagtggcttggtgggcatcgcaggcgaaggctactgcaaaatctccattccctccccactctggggccagtcagaggtggtatttgccggttctccaaattactcaaacgTTTTGCTACCAGTTgtccagagcctgtcagaacctgctgaatttcacccctgatttgatTCCTATAAAATTTTGGCAGCAGTTTGTTCTCCAAACCACTGTCAAAATCGATAATCTGAGCTATGAACATTTTCTACTATTTCAGCTATAAAATGTCTTCagcccagggacgtgcagtcaggggaggcaggggaggcggggcctcaccagtgtcatgaggaaaagaaaagaaaattaaattaaaaggaaaaaggctaaggtagttgctgccagaatgactctgcttagtgctaactgcagggggaggcgagagaactacgtgcctcctttgcataaggaatttttcaccttttaacccttgctcagagttaagcaagggttaaaaggtgaaacattccttatgcaaaggagccatgtggttctctgcctcctggtctGGGAGCAGCAAGTCTTGCCaaagttgccttttttttttacattttcatcatggcggacaagaggagcgttgaaatgatcctctgacacagctggaaaaggcgggtccgagggagggggcaggggggaggaattcaaaattccaaTCATCTATCCCCTATAATATGCTGCTATAAAGTGATATTTGATGTTTGACCAAGTATATAAGTGTAGTAATAAgggacatcattttgaaatggtcagtttcctatagaaaattatagttatttttgaacacttcccaaaattcaccgcaacatgtatgtattatttgaTTCACCAGTTGAAATAGAAATAgttccctgaagaatatttaaagtggtaaaaaCAAGCTGACTTTTTCAAATGAAGAGCCTGGACGAGGTTGGAGTgagagccgcggaggcgaaaggcaaagaggggtggggtgttccaagaggcccccctcccctttttgcattccccaagccaggcccgcagcggcaagaggctcagctccacTTCTATCACACacacccctgctccagagaagccggccgcgggcgagtctccgcagccccggttccatctccaagcagccctgggaggaaacgggccagccgcattccgctcccccttccaagccccgagtggccagcctttcgcctccgcggctctcgctccaacCTCGTCCGGGGTCCTCCTTGgcgggcctgccggagctctgcaagaaagcggcgggagccgaggctggccactcggggcttggaagggggagcagAATGCGGACCCTTTGCTCCCAGAAATCCTGGCTTGCTGAGTGCAAAAGGGGGAAAGGGCCTCTTGGAACaaccctccccccgcccctcttcgcctttcgcctccgcggctctTGCTCCAGCCTGGGCAGGAACCGGCAGGAACCAGCGCTCTTCTGCTGCAGGCGGGACGTACTCCTGGTGGCCTGCGGCTCCGGCGCCTGCAAGGTGGAAATGTTTGCCTTGCGGGGTAGGCAAAAGCCGAAAGACAGCGCACcaccgcttctgtctgacatagaggcaccCCGCGCCCCGCAGCTGAGTCAGACATAACTGCGGAGTGCGGGGTGCGGAACGCCTCTATTTAGGACATAACTgctgtgggggggaggggcaaaagccgctttctttctttttgcctcaccagccataaccttcaccgcacgtcactggtatatCCATTTATCTCTGAATTgctagaataaaaacaaaaacaaaacttgaGCTAATCCTTTAAGTCTCTATCAACCTGTGTCCAATATGCAACTAATTTGACTTGATTCAACTGTGATATTAGTTGAGGATCTTGGCATGTTCAATGGCAGTGAAAGAGGCTgcttttgataatgaaatgttttaTCCAGCAAAGGATTTTGGAAGAAAAGAAATCCCCTGAGGGATCCCCTGGCTTAGAAGCACTTCCTTGCCTATGAAATGAGAGGCTATCATCTGTGAGTGAGATGAATATTTAAGGGGACAAGTTTAATTTTCCATGATATTACATATAATCTCAGCAGAATCATACCATCATACTttggtacttaaaagaaaagctAAGAGTGAATGGTTATGATCTGCCATCATAGATCAGCAATCATTGAAATATTAATAAGAACATTCTCTGTTGGTGGCAGCTGCATTCCAGAACTCCTTTCATATAAGGACATaattacaaaaaacaaaacataattttGAGAATAAACATCCCAGAGCAGAACATAATCTTAACTGGAATTTCTAGTCACAGGTGTGCTATCTCATCATCTCTTTATGTTTGACTGCTTATGGACTGTAAAGTCAGTCTAGACTTTTAGCAACTCCTTAACAGAGATTTCTCCAGAAGGAACTGCCCATAATGGACTCATCACTGTTGTGACTAAGAACACTCACCATCCTGCTGGTCATGTTCTTCTCTTGCTTTTCCAGCATTATGGCCTTCAGAAAGGAACAGGATCTTAACATAATGTATCCAAAATATGAAAATGTGAGCCATTTGAGAGAATTTTGACTGAGAATTTTGGAGTGAtataattcatttgtttgttgTCTTGGCTATCTATATTCTCCGCAGTTATCTATAACACCATACTTTAAAAACATCGATACCGTATCTTCTTTCAAAAACCAAATTTTCCTTTCATAGAGCACCACAGGAAAATCATATTTTGATTGTTTCTGATCTTTGTAAGCATAGACACATCATGGCATCTCAATATCTTTTCCATGGCTTTCATTGCTATCCTATCAAGTGCTAATCTCTGGTGTATTCTCGGTTGTCAGTTCAGGATAGTCAACCCCTAAAAAGCAGAATCTATCTTAAGGtcttcattgtcaattctaaggATGGTTGCTGTCCCTCTTGTCatcgattttttttttgtaattttaaaaaaatatttattatttttttactgtgtTCCTTGACTTTCATTGTCATAGCTTTTCATGTTTATTTCATGATACTGGCTGGATTGAGTAGGATTTATTCACAACTttctgaatttaattttttttaaaaatcacaatgcACATAAAAATGGTTTGTGATTGTGCATCTTTCACAGTCCTAGGAAAGCTATGGCACCCTGAAAATCCTTTGTATGGACTCCTAGATATGGTGAAAAGACCCATATTAAGAATGTGCATGTGATGTTACCAGAGTCAaattacacacaacacacacacacacaaaaacacatacaTACTTTCCTCAACTGAAGATAAAATTTGACAATAAAGTAGTCCCTGAAGAAACAATTTCACATTGCTTCATATTAAACTTCTAAAAATGTACAGATAACTTATATTTaaacaaatggaaaatattaatAGAGAAAAGAGAAATTCAGCCAATGAAGTCAGTAGTATGTATTGTTTTCTTAAAATGAGCTAATGTACAAGGTAAAATATTATGCAACATCTTTTAACCATCTCATATTTTCCAATATATCCTAAAAATGGGGAAGATTTCATCAGTTAAAGCACTAGTCTAACTGGGCAGGTGTTATAATACCAATTTTAGTGCATGTATGCCCACCagcatgttttatttctttaaaatgaaaataattaactATATTATTCAAAGTTCCAGTTTTACAGTTAGCACCAAAGGGAATAGATGGAAGCAGTTTAATAACAATTGCCATCTAATTATCAACATTTTTTTCCACAAATGCTAGTTTTCTGCCTTTTCTCCCCATCTAATTGTAtagaattctttttaatttttaaatgagaGGTGCCCAAGAGGTGATTGAGCCCACCAGTTCATATGAAGCAGAAACAGAGATGGGTAACATAATGTCAGATTgcagttttcttttatttctgattAGACTGTTTTAGCTAACACTTAAGGAAGCAGAAGTGATAAAGTCTGAACAGCCATATCTATTTAAAGTCTGAATTAAGGCAtattatcagtggtgaaattcatttttttaaattactggtCTGTGGgcctggctgggtgggcgtggcagatgaaggatactgaaaaatctccattccctccctgctcctGGGACCAGTGAGAGGTGGTACTTGCTGCTTCttcgaactgctcaaaatttcctctaccggttttccagaatctgtcagaactggctgaatttcacccctgcatattATGATTGTCCACATATTACAATgtatcatttatatattttatgaagAAAACATATTGACAATGACAAATAGACAAATGACAAATACAATTTGTACCTTGCTGTCTTTTATCCTGACTAGTTTACCACTATTTATTATCTAAATTCTCCCTATTTTCTCTAGGGCTTTATCTCCAGGGAAAGCATCAAGGGGATGGCTCAACTTCTCTACATATGGCTCTCTGTAggagaccatggggatgctgcaatggccataacttTGGGCACAACTCAAAAAGTCCTATGTTGGTAAAGAGGACATTTATAATAACACTGTAATGAAAAGTTGGATATTCTATAGCTAATAGTCATAAGAAACATATTAAGCATGTTTCTTAGGATCCTAAGGTTAGAGTACTAAATACAAtgttccctttgccttccaccaacacttattttattttttaaaaacccatatttcattataattatttattttaatcatccttttttgaagtttaatttctgttgttattttATCATGTGTTGCCAcactccaaatttcattaaacccctcatttctttgaatatccccaATTTCGTCCCCAATATTTAGTCACCACTAATCTAgctgctatgctggctggagaattctgggagttgaagtccacaagccaagtttggggaccgctGCCCCATGGAGTCACGCGGTAGCATCTGACACGCCTCACGCCATCAACTCAAGTCACCAACGCGACAACCAGACGCGAGCTTATCCCCCGCGGACTTTTGAGTTTGCGCcgccccttcccccccctcccccgggttTCCGGTATGGAGAAGCGGAGGTGACGCACCGCGCGCTCTTGCGCCTGCGCACTAGCCGGCGAGCTGTCACGGCGCTCGCCTCTTCAGTTTGCCGTTGCTGTGGCAGCCGTGGCCTGGCTGCGGGACGATTCGGCCAGGACGGAGGCCCCAGGAAACACCAGCGGCAGCTCGGccgctttctcctcctcctcctccccttctccatcCCCGCCGCAGTCGCTCACCTTGCTGGTGATGCAGCCCTGCGGCGGGGACGGAGAGGCGGTGGGCGCCATGCTGCAGCCTCAGGTGGTGCAGCCCGCGCAGGCTGTCTCCAAGGCGCCGTCCGCCCAAGGCGGCCTCATGCTCTTCTACGAGCTCGGCCCCGCGGGAGACGCCGAAGGGGACAGCGAAGGCGGCGCCGGGGCCACGGGCGCGGACGGGGCGTGCAGTCCTGCTGGCGGCCTGGATGACCTGGACGACGAGGACGAGAGTGGCGCCCAGTCGGGGGGAGGCGGAGGCGGCGGATGCAAAAACTGCACCTACGAGGGTTGCAACGAGACCACCACCCAGGTGGCCAAGCAGCGCAAGCCGTGGATGTGCAAGAGGCACCGCAACAAGATGTACAAGGATAAGTACAAGCGCAAGAAGAGCGACCAGGccctcggcagcggcggcggtaCAGGCGGTGCCGGCGGAGGAGGAAACGCCCCCTGCTCGGCTACCGCGGTtgtggcggcagcggcggcggcggctggagCTGCCCTTTCGGGGAGCGGTGGGCGAATTGAGGTAAGGTGAAGGGGCGGTCATAGCCACGGGCTGAGTTTCTTCTCTTGGGTTTAAGCGAATAAGCGGCATAAAGCACCCTACCCTGTTAGGCAGCGGCAAGATTCAAAAAACATTTTACTAcaggttttgtgggcgtggcacggcatggtgggggtggcaggggaaggataatgtaaaatccccctttcctcccgatcagctgggactcaggagggagagaatagatgggggtggggccagtcagagatggtatttaccgattctccagaagtggtcagaacctgctgaatgccaatTCTAAACCAGAAAGTGGGTTCGTTcagtaaatagaatagaacagtgtttctcaaccttggccacttgaagatgtctggacttcaactcccagaattccccagccagcgaatgctggctggggaattctgggagttgaagtccagacatcttcaagtggccaaggttgagaaacactggaatagaattctttattggccaagtgtgagtggacccagaaggaatttgtcttgttgcttgatgggcgtggcaagggaaggatactgtaaaatctgcattgcctcccactccagggaaaggataatgtaaaatccccattccctctccacggaaaggatactgtaaaatccccattccctcccttctccagggaaaggatactataaaatctccattccctccccactccaggggaaggatactataaaatctccattccctccccactccaggggaaggatactataaaatctccaattTGTTACCCAGTCTGGCTAAACCAGAAAGTGGGTTGGTtcagtaaatagaatagaattctttaaggACAAGTATgagtggacacacaaggaatttgtcattgGTGCAAATgcgctcagtgtacataaagaaaaataaaatataatacattcatcaagaataataagatacaacacttggtgatagtcataggttactaataagcaatcaaatcatactaggaaacaagtaaaacaatataaaatttaaagatacaagcaacatagttatagtcataaatgggaagGGCAAGgtacaaggaaggaagagaagaatattagtaatacagtcttagtagataatgaCAGTGtagtgggaattagttgttaagtatagtgatggcattcagggacaAACTGTCCTGGTGTcttagttgttctggtgtacagtgccctatagtgtagttttgaaggtagaagttgaaacaatttgtgtccaggataaCTCCTTATTTGTAGACAAGATTTTTGAAAGGAGTTTACAGCAAGGAAAACTTCTTTTAGATATTGCTTCCTGTTTTTTGTAACACTGTAGTGACGTTCAGAAGTATGTACATCTCTTTTTCTAAATGGCAGCCTATAAGTTGTTGTTACAATATCATTTACTTCTTTACCATCTAAGCCCAAAGTAGTCCACTAGGTTTGTTGATTGTGTTGTTTGTACTACTCTTCAGGTACATAATGCCATTCCACTTTGGTTCCACTGGTGCAATAGCCTATGTTAGCTTTCAACAACATAGCtactttaattattaattattatatccAAAACGCACACCACTTTTTATGACATTCATTTGCCTTAGAACCATGTTTACTGATATGTTActatttatttgttacatttattgcTGCATATTTTGCTATGTGgttattctgggcagtttacaactattattctattatgtgaTGAAACATTTAGCACTCATTTGGATAAACAAGGAAACAGCTCTGGCTGAAACTTGCAGTTTCCAATTGCTTtcagattaatttttaaatgaagCTGCTGGTTGATTTTTGAGGACTTGGGAAAACTTTCATCCACTTATAAAGTTATAGGCCAGGAATATCAgtataagaatttttaaaaataaatttctataAAGTTTCTTAAAGGAATATGTCTAGATCAGTGCAGTTACAGCCTCACTGCTAGAGCAAAAgctatttacaaaaataattctGTAGGATTCTTACATTTACAATGTTTCTAATTTCTCAGAAATATTTCTGACTTTAAAACTAAAATAGATTTCACATGATTAAAGTATATCAATCCTTTGATATTTATCTTAGAGATTTAACCATTagtttctaatagcaatagctattgctagtttctaatatttattttaaaagtctgAAATTAGGCTATAGCTAAAGTTACACCGTGTACCTATTATTCTGTGTTAAGTACATTATTTTCTTGATAAAGAAAACTTATCATTAGGTtctattttcaaaatatattttactgtAGAGAGAAATGAAATAGTCAGGTTCACTTATAGGTTACCTATAAAGTACTGTAGATGTTTTTTTCTGATGGAACAAATACAATttacttttcctcttttttgtatttatgtatatgCTAAGGATTGCACTGAAACTTCCGTTTCTGTATCAAAGCAAAGAACAGGTAATATTGGAGATCGGCCTGCAAAACCTACACTTTTGGAACAGGTGCTAAATCAGAAAAGGCTGGTAAGTACTATGATTAATTTCTAAAAAGCTGCTTTAGGAGATGAATATACTATTAAAATAGGGTAAACCTGTTCTGCTATATCTATTTCATAAGAACTTTTAAAACAAGGCACATTTGTGATGTGCTGTCAGCCCAACATTGAGAAACCCTGAGTTTCAGGGTGTTGTTGCACTGTAACTTTTAGCCTTCTTTGTTACTTACTGTTGGCTAGGCAAGTTATTGCTGCTGAAACTTACAGGTTTCCAAATATTGCTGAACTATATATACTCAACTGCTGCCAGTTAATAACCCAATATATTCTGGAAATGTTCtgttcaaattggaaaaggtgaaacttcaaaagcaaagaaatagCAGGACAAGTAACAGTTTCTGAGGTGGTTGTTGGCCATTTACAAAACATGAATGACTCAGTCATCTCTTTCCTAATCAAAAATGACTCATTTTTGTGCAGTAGCCAATGCATGATTTATTATTGTTACCCATTGTTTTTATAATCCTCTCAGTTGGTCGTTCCCTCCTTCCCAAAAGCAAGGAACTGTTGTGAACAGGATAGGTACTAGTGAAAATCTGTCTTGGGAAGTTTATTCATAATCTGTTTCTGCCTTTCtcgaactccccccccccccgggcatggAAATGGAGGAAGGTGGAAATTAGAGTGGCAGTAGAGATTATGCTTCTAAAGAGGCCCCAGAATTTTGTGGGTTTTAAATTACTGTTTCTACCTTGGAAGAGATGAGGGATAGTTAAAGTAGAGAAAAACTAATATAGATCGTAGTGTGTACCAGGAGCCCTTAAGTTCATAACTATATGGGATctactatatagcaatagcaatagcagttagacttatatactgcttcatagggctttcatccctctctaagcggtttacagagtcagcatattgcccccaacaacaatccgggtcctcattttacccacctcggaaggatggaaggctgagtcaaccctgagccggtaagatttgaacagccgaactacagtcagctgaagtagcctacagtgctgcatttaaccactgcgccatctcagctCTATAAAGGCAAACAAtgtaaaatgagaaagaaagctTCACTAATGGATAAATCTCAGCTCTATAAAGGCAAACAAtgtaaaatgagaaagaaagctTCACTAAtggataaatattttttatttaattggtCTGTCCCACTGAATACAGTATGTCTAATGTGGCCATGTGATGATTCTGCCTGTACAGTATTCAATGCAGTTCCATGGTTAGAATAGGGGAActtacatttttgtttttatctaGTCACTTCTGAGAAGTCCTGAAGTTGTACAATTTCTGCAAAAACGACAACAACTGCTAAGTCAACAAGCATTGGAACAAAGACAACAGTTTTCAGGAGCACCAATGTAACAGCAACAGTTTCATAGCAGAAGTAAACACTATTACAATGGGGTCTACTGAATTTCTGTAACTGTTGTAGTTGGCTTCATTTCTGTACTGcccttttgattttttctttggtTTTATTTGAAATTGacgttttaaattatttttatgagCTTTGTGCAGCTTCTCCTTTCAATTACAAACTTCCATTGATTCATTTTGGAAGTTACACTGATGATTTTGGGAAAGGTGAACTGATAAACAATAAGCTGCTTTTTATTTTATGCAAACTAACCTTGCATAAAGTTATTATTTTATGACATTCATTGAAGAAAACAATAGTTACTTTCTATGGAAGTTTTAAACAATGAACTTTGAGCCACTCCAGTAACTTCTTGTTCAGGAAGCCACATCTGAGTTTATTTT from Thamnophis elegans isolate rThaEle1 chromosome 6, rThaEle1.pri, whole genome shotgun sequence carries:
- the RFXAP gene encoding regulatory factor X-associated protein, coding for MQPCGGDGEAVGAMLQPQVVQPAQAVSKAPSAQGGLMLFYELGPAGDAEGDSEGGAGATGADGACSPAGGLDDLDDEDESGAQSGGGGGGGCKNCTYEGCNETTTQVAKQRKPWMCKRHRNKMYKDKYKRKKSDQALGSGGGTGGAGGGGNAPCSATAVVAAAAAAAGAALSGSGGRIEDCTETSVSVSKQRTGNIGDRPAKPTLLEQVLNQKRLSLLRSPEVVQFLQKRQQLLSQQALEQRQQFSGAPM